The genome window cATCACACAACCCCACCCTGGTTTTTTTCATGGTGGGGGGTGAAGCTGGCACCAGATGGCAGGAAAAGTGAAAAGGAGTAGCGCCCTCGTAACGCGCGTTGTTTTCCTGAAGGAGGGCCGATGCGTTCGGAGCCAAGCTGTCTTAATGGAAACATGCTCGTCCCCAGTGACAGCGAGTGTAGAGAGACGCTTCTCATCGAGGCTGTCTCACTGCAAGTCGGTGCTTGTTAATGCAAAACAGccagaattaaaaaaagaaccagACCCCTGACACTTTATAAACCTCTCCTAGTCTTCTCTATGCGTCAAACCCTGATCTGATCATGAAACTGTCCCCCTGTggatgtttttgtacatttattgttACTATACTGTTACTATTATATATACAATCCTATGATTCACTTGCAGAAACAGAGCCAGCTAGCGTGTTGCTTACAAGATTCACTGGAGAGTGATTATTATCTATATGCCCCAACATGCCCcattcactctttctttctttttcttttaagcGATGGAAAGTAATTGTCCCTCATGAATGGGATGACGTATTGTTCTTGAAATAGACATGGCCAACCATTTTACCTTTGTCCAGATTATTTCCAAGTCTGCCAATatttaaatgacacaaataaTCCTGGCTTCTGGGAAAGGGATGATGTCAAATGTGCTGTGTCtcctttttttggggggggtaATCTTTCAAGTTGGCAAAAACAGTGCAGAGcatcacatgcacatgcacacagagtcACAGCACGGTACGTGAATGGCTTTCACAGACATTTCAGGCACCGGTAATCTCCTTTATTCCAACTTCAACTGTGTCATTCTCCATAACTTGATATCAGCAGCTTGACTTTTAATTGCCGGGTCCTCGTGCTGCTTGTCTCTTGTTGTAAGTAAGGACAGTCAAGAGATCAGAACACAACATTCATTGAATACTTGAGCTCCCACTTGTAACACTGAGCCCCCTCGCTGGTGCACAGACATTCTTAGGTGGCGTGTTACTCCTCTCCTGTTACTTGTTCTCTCAATGGATGTGGAAAACTTACCCTGTTTTCAGTGCTCCACTGGGGTAGAGGTGGCTTCTGTTACACTTGTGGTTCATGTTGACCACATTAATTAGATCACTCTGGAGAACTGGCCTTTACTTTGGTACCATGCCTGaataaatagtttgtttttgcTGATCCATATTACACTTGGTATACAACTGCTGTTATTTTAAGGCACTGATTTAGGTGTATATTGCAGATCCATCCGAttgcatttaatttattaagacTGGTAATGATACTGTAATGTGTGCCCTaaagctgtgtgtttctgtatgatCAGTAGACTTTTTGACCATCCTGTCAACctttctccagctctctcttTCCCCTGAGGACCATTCATTTGCCATTTTCTGTAGAGTTGGTGCtgcattgtttttcttctgtctttctggcAGACCTGCTTAAACCAAGTATAAGCCACCTCTCTAATCTGAGGACAGGGGAGAAAATTGTGTTGTGACGTAAGGAATAATCTTCTTGTTGGGAGAGATTGTATTCTGAGTAGAATGAAGAAATTACTTGCTATTTTTAGAATGGAATAGCTGTTTTACTTATTAGCctgtaaaatttaatttaatagaaaaatgcagttaaactgtttttgtggttttaagGTCAAATGTTGCAGTGTTCCCAATATTTAGAAATGGAAATTCTCATTCTTAGCTTAATATTTACATGGTTTGGAAGTTTGTATATGCAGCACATAATATACATTGCTGTACATTTTAGTACATGGGAAATTCAGCATCCCACAGCGAAATGTCGAAAATTTCACTGTGGCAGTAAACATCAACCCAAGAGGTCTGAAGTTGGGGGAATAATCTCAGTTTGAAAAGGGAGAAGATAATTTCGACCATCTGCTTTGTCTGGAGGGGATTTGATTGGCTTGCTGCAGCAGAGAAGAGTAGTGGGGATGATTACACCACCCTCGTGTCCCATTCCACTGGGTGCCAGGCTCAATGTCACCACTGATTGGATCCTCTAATCTTGTTTCGTGTGAATTAAATCCAAAGGAAGGGGGGAGGATGATCACATTCGCTTCGCCTTATGCCCCTGTTCTgaatgtgtgtgctgctgttgcccactttctctttctcccatGATTAACAGGTGCCGGATGAGGTGACTATCATGATTTGACACCTCTTTTACATGATGCTAACAAGCGTCCGGTGTGATCTAAATTGCTGATGCAGCTTCCAAGCTCCCATTGAGTAATATAAAAATCGATAGGTACTGGTATTTAAAGAATTAATGCATCAATGAAAACCCATGTATTATAAATGGATCTCTAATATGGACGAggatcaaattaatttaatgtcagTTTTCCCTGTGTTTTATAGAAACAAGTGCAATATGTTTGTCAATGGAAAGCTATTTTCTAGTTGGTTGACAAATCTCAACTGGATGCTTTGTTGTCCAGTGACTTTAGCATTGTGCATCTGCAACATTGATGGGATCGTGAAAGGCTAATTAAGAgtttacagacacattttaaaagcactaCACTCTGGCCTGAATACAAACAACCGCGCTTATATTCCCAAAATGACTATGCTGAGATGATACGACACTGTGACATAAAATATGTTCATGTTCAGCCTTGGGAGACCATGACTGAAATTTCATAGTGATAAGTGTTTTTAAGATTTTTCATATCGGACAGATGTCATCCTGGTTATTGGCCTTCTTGGCTGTTTTAGGTGTAGGTCGCCAGAGACTTCTGGCATTCAGTGGAAAGATATCATCCCCATTCACAAAAATAACGGGGATTTGTTAAGTTCTTTGAACATGAAGCCAGCAGCAATGAAGGACACAAAAACAGGtggaaaataatcaaatatcaTTAGCATTAGCCAAGACCGTTTGCCTATTTGGCTGATATCAACAGTCATAAATAAGCTGTCTGGGATTTACAGTGGCAGTTGGTGGTCTACAGAGTACAAACATAGTGACTGACTGGCAAGACCATTTTGGTGGTAACCTTTATCACTGGAGGGCTGGATATGGTTCAAAGGTATCTGTGTCTCCTCAGCTGTGCATGAACAGCCCCATCTCAAATAACCCTTGTCCTCAATTGTCCATCTTTGAAATCACTTGTGATTTTGATTTTTACTTTCCAGACTTCAGCCTGTGTTTTTGCAGAAAGATTATGCATATGCAGTGGCAGAAAAAGAGGTTTTACATACTCATTGTAATACTGGTGATATGTCATTTGTAATTGTTAGTTTTCTGCTGATAGATCCATATTGTTGTCGTTCAATTTTGCCGGCTTGATGTTATGGACGCAGGCATAATTGATAGAGCTCAGGGAGgctttgtgttcagtgttttgggTCACTCACTGATGTACCTCCATGTAGGCAACAAAGTACAATGCTACACAAAGCCAAGTCCTTTCAGTTCAAGGTGCTACTGGTCAAGAGCCAACAATGAGAATAAAGTCGGTATCGTTTTTGTTTCCTGGCTCTGGATGTATTTGTCAAGGACAGCAGAGCCAGAGCCAGAAGGATAAAGGTCAGCAGCATAAATACACAACCAGCTTTGACTGTGAATGCGTTTTGCCTCAGTAATATGAAGAAAAACTATTTGAGACATGTAAATGTGGATATATTTACAGGGGAAAGGGGAAACCAAAACATTGGCAGTAAGGTAATAAAGTGCACAAATAGACAAACTCACAACTGCATGTGAGTTGCTATGTGCCAAATGCatttttgttgcagtttgactGACCAGACACACCCACAgtgaataaatatacatattgtCTTTCAGCAGGCTTGGGGCATGGAAAAAACCTGAATCCGGTCCAACATATTGTACCTGCTGGATTCTCCTGTTCCTCCCCTGAGTGTCATGAGACACTCAGCTGTCAAATATAGAGCCAAAATGAGTGTCAGCAGGTGTGAGCGCATAAgggtgtgcgtgtttgtgtgcatgtgtgaggtTATTAAAGGTAAGAGGAGAAAATCATACGAGCAAAACAGGCCAAGGAAGTACAGATTTTTAATAAAGATGCTGATCATTGAAATAATTTGAGTGCAATTTGAAAGACACAAATTCAACATCAAATTTACCAAATATTTTTGATGCATGTCCCATAGACAACTAATGTGacagataaaaataattaaaattagtAAGACTGCAGACTGTATAACACAAGAAGAGTTGGAATACCACGATATGATGAGAGGGGTGAGATGATGACGGGGATTTTACTGCCACTAGTTAGGAATCCtcttcacacaaacataaacacacagctccCAGCGTGTCAGCTGTTGGCTGTTTAGGGAAACACTTTTTTCCCCTATGCTGAAGTTACATGTAAACTTTTCCAAATCTGAGCCAAGTTCTCCGACAGCCAGATCAGGCTCAGTATTTGGATCATTTCTAAACTTCTCTTGAATGACACAGCTGACTTCAGCTTTGATTATTGGGCTTCTGCAGCATTGAAACATATGATGTCATGGACGGCAACATGGTCACCCCTCAGGTTGTATTTTAAAAGATGACAGGTGAGTGTCAGTATTACGTCCCCTGTGCTACAAGAGTTCATCAATCATCAGCCACGGCCTCATTGACTGACAGGCTGACATAGGGCTGTGGTGCACTGTCAACTGCACCAGAAGCTGCATGCTATTGCCAAGTCATCAAAACTATTGTTTATTctaactatttttattttatttttattccactgcACTTCAGGAAGACACTGGGCTGCATTTGACAATGCCaaaattaataacaacaacttcTTAATGCTGTGGCATTCTTGGCGACCTCACAGTACCACCTCACACATTTCAGCAGGCTGTTAATTACAGCATTGCTACGAAGACAACACAATGCATGAGTTATATCCTTGTCAAAACCACCATCAAGCTCATCCCTCAGACTTGTATAAGCTTTCATCTACAGAGAAAAGTTTGCCGTCTGCATAGTCTGTCCTACTTTCAGATTTGTTGCGGCAATAAGTCATGTTGACTGAATGGTTACAAATCTGTAAACGTCACTGCCACTGTAGTTTTACTTAAGATTATTGCACCACTTTTTCAGTGTCAGAGTCTGCTCCTACTCCTAAGAAGTCTTTAAGACTGCTTTACTTTTCCTTACACTTTCTTTCAAAGACCTTACCTTTTTTTAGTATTAAACAGATAAATCAAATGCTATACatcacacagtactgtatgttgcttTACTCTGCTGGGaaactgtttatgtttatgttcacCCTATCTAATCTGAAGGTCAAGCCTGCTGATAAGCCAGCTGAGGGGAATTCGCCAGAGAGACGTCATTATCAACATTGACAAGGGTTCTCTGGCCAGTGCTGCCTGTCAATTTCTTTCAAACAGTGTAGCCAGCACGAACTGAACAGTCATCATCCTGCTTGGTCAAATGTCGCTGCAGAGGTTTTCAAAAGTTTTAGGTGTGAtgttgctgaaatgtttttttttttttttaaaggaagttAGATTTAAATAATCTAAAAAAGTCATTTAACAAATGTCACTTCAGGGTTCAGAATAGTCTAAAAGCAGAAAAGGTTTGTCAGTGAGACACAGACTTAATGAGAATTAATTGAAATTTCGCAAACGGAAAAGGGACAGTTCTAATTTTCACTCCAAGCCAGAGCTTTCTGGCAATTTCATTGGATAATGTGGAAAAAGCCCAGAGGCAGCACCAACTTCCTATGTAGAACCAGATCAAACCGGCTCACTGCCTCCCTGCGGATGTGTCTGATCAATATATCCCCTCGACTACGTCTCATGCTGACAGAATGCAGCTGTTGATGGAAACTAACTAAATTTGCTGACAGATGTGTCAAACTACAAACACTAATTCATGTGTGTTCCCACCATATTGACCACCTCTATTGCTTTATTGTGCTTTATGCATGTTTATGCTGGATTAATCTGGAGACCATTGGTTTTGTTATGCAACGTGTGTGTCCATGTGCTTTGTAGACAGATCACATCACCAGATACATTATTTCTATTGGAAATACTCATACTCATGTCCACTCTAAAAGACAATTGGATTTAAAAAGCCGGGCCTGATTTGGGAGTTcatgttttacttgttttcatttaaatatcgCAGCTTTAAGAAATCCTACAGCGCTGTATAGCTGTAGCTAATTATACACATTAACACGTTCTTCTAGACACTCTTCGCAGCAGAATACCCTTATTTTCCACAGTTTACTGAAAGAGATTGGGAAAACGGGATGAAGCATTCCTTCCATTGCTGTCACTGAAAATGACTTCCAGTGGAGTTGACTGATATAGCATGGGGTCTCGGGGGACTTTCGCAGAACTGGAGTGCGTCAGTATGGTGAATTATAGTAAATGATGGTGTGAGCTCTGACAGCTAGCAGTGTGGAATTTGGGCCACAGTTCCAAATTAGAGGAGCAGCATGTGTGTCCACAGCTAAAACAGTCAAGCAGGCCTCTGCGCACCAGCTCCAGATGTCACATATTCTGGGTCAAAATGCAAATGCTTGGAAAAACTCTATAGATTGCAGATGCACTGCACAGCTTATGTAAAcacatgttacacacacacacacactatggcTAATAGTTGCTACTCAGTTCATAGGTCATAGACGTCACAGTATCATCAGTTGAAAGAGACATCACATCAACTACATAATgattttttcaaaatgttttattgaaaaaaGGACAGTTTTCAACAACTGCAAtgtcaatatacagtatttgcattacaatttacaaaatataaaaaaaaatctgtacaATCTCTGGTTTGTGCAGGAGTGTGGGAAGACCCTGGTAGAAAAATAAAGACCTAAGACAGGAGACGTGTCAATGTTAGAACAGATAAAGTGTTTTAATAGACTTCCTTTTCCAGAGAAGCAGCACAGTGTCGCAGCTTCCACTGACCTTATGTGTCAGAACAACACAGAGGATAATAGTTAGAAAAGACATTAATATTAAAGCTCAATCTTGTGTAAGACTGAAGTCAGGTGTACTACCTGCATTCTGGATTTGTGATTGTCACTGAAATATTACTGAGTGGAACTAATCTATAATAAGACAAAGCGAGGGCACATTCAGAAGTGATAAGACCCGCACTGGTGAAGTGAGAGGGTTACCTACGATGTGCCCAAATTCTGCGTGTCATGCcaaaaacactgatgttaaTATAAACAACAGGCTACTACATAAAACTCAATTGAAATAATTCAATGTTTCACTGGCCAAACATCGTTAGATGAGGAAAAGTTCAGGTGTCAAATCAACAACTAACAGATGACTCACAGTTGTCTCTTATATATATGTACACGTTGGGCTTTGGATAATAAAACAAGCTTGTGCTGTTATTGTGGGGAGGTTCTCTGGTGAGGAAGAAAGTGCACTAAAACTTTGGAAAGCACACTGACACCATCATGTTTGCCTACATCTAAAAAGTGCATCATAGGCTGTATCTGCATCTTTAAAACGGATActgtaaaagataaataatacattttggcTCCTAGATTTCTCTCTAAACATATAATATGTAACTTAGCAGCACTTACAGTATCGACATTCATCACCTCGGCTTAGGGTCGAGCTTTCGAGCTGCTACCACTAAACTGTATTGCACATTAGAACATGAAGACCTGCAAGAAGTGGCAGTGTACTGCACAATGGATCACCGCTGATCCAGTGATTCTTCTTTGCGTGACATCTAATGCTGTGTGGGCTGAGTTGAAGCCAAACCTCCATCAACACTGAAACCTTTAAGTTAAGATGCACACTGCAAAAGATGCTACACTTATGGCAGGATGATAGGTCAAGGATCATAATGTACTCAAACCTCAAAATATCTTTTCTACCTCATGCCAAGGGAACACAGCAAGTACACCACATGACCAAGTATAAATATACTTTGCTAAGAGACCAGCTCATTAACAAACAGTTGCCTTTTTTGTGCAGTTGGTTGTGCAATTTGTCAAAATGTTGATAGTAGACGTTCAAACTAGTTTCTTGAAAtgaaagtaattttaaaaatgtctaaatttaAGGTTGGCATCTAAATATCTTcagatttcatttaattttattcaatATATAAGGGTGTACTGCACAGTGTTTAAGTGGGGGCATTCAACTCAGTAGTTTCCCTGTAGCTCCGTGCCACCACTAGTTCACCATATTCAATATATCACGTTTGTGTTTCCTTGGTGTCTTGTGCGTGAGCTTCTGCATAGAGAATTTCAAAATGCCATATTTTATCAACAACAGCAATGAGGACTAAAGGTAAAGCAAACTTTACCataccctttttttttttttatccctgtGGTTATATTTCTGATTCAGCCGTCAAAGGTCTAGCTTCTATAGGCAAGGAGTCCAGATTGCATTCAGAGTTTGGCACCACATCTGTGCTCGTGTCTTTAAGTGCACCAACCTCAACCCCATTTATCTGCCTGTTATCCTCGTCCTCAAACTCCTCTTCCATCTCAACTTTTTCCAAGGCCACCTCGTTCTCGTAACAAAAGGAGTTCCTTGAGCTGGAACCATTGGACTTCTTCTCAGCTAGTTCCCTGGCACTACAATGGGGTGTGCTGGGCACCTCATAGGTGTTGTCAAAGCGAGAGTAGTCCACTTTGTAGTAGTTCTTTTCCTCAAAGAGCACGGGCTCGAAGCGGTAACCCCAGAGGATCTCGCTGGCCACGTACGAGCTCCGACACTGAGTAGTCATGGCTGTAGCTTCAACCATGCCCTCCAGAATCACTACGATCTCAAACTCTGACGTCTCTAACTCCTGTTTACTCATCTCATAGAATGGACTGTCCTCATCAATCTCATGCACAATAGTAATTGGAGACACCAGAAAGATTCTGTCAATGCCACTGTCGAAGCCGACGTCAATATCGACCTGGTCCAGGGGGATGAACTCTCCCTCTACGGTGGTGCGGGACTTGAGGAGCTGTGCCCTGACATGGGCCTCCACCAGGTGACTCTTCCGCAGGTTTCCAACACGCCACATTAGGCAAAGTTTACCGTCCCTCATGGCCACTGTGGCATAGTGGCTGAACACCAGAGTCTCGTTTCTCTTTTTAGGTTTGGCCATCTTAGCCATGACAGCACCAATGATGAACGCATCAATGATGCACCCTACAATGCTTTGAAAGACAACCATGAAGACAGCAACAGGACAGTCCTCAGTCACATAGCGGTAGCCATAGCCAATTGTGGTTTGGGTCTCCACTGAGAAGAGGAAAGCAGCAGTGAAGCTGTCCACATTGGAAACACATATCTGAGTCTCATTCTCCAGGTCACCATAAGAGAGGGCCACTAACCAGAAGACAAGGCCAAAAAACAACCATGACAGCAGGAAAGAAAGGCAGAATATGAGCAGCATCCAGCGCCAGCGAATGTCCACACAGGTGGTGAAGATATCTGCCAGGTATCGCTGGCCTTTCTCGCTCATATTGATAAACTGCACATTGCAGTGGCCATCCTTGCTGACAAAGCGGCTCTGAGGTTGGTGCTCTGTGTGCACCTTGTTGACGTTGCCATTTCCGTAGCCGTTCGGGACAGCGATAGCAGCCAGCTTCATGCCATCTTCCTCAGAGGACACAATGCTGTAGCGGTGGCTTCGCACACTCCCCATTGCTTCCGCCTGGGAGGGCTGGGCCGAATCTGCTTTGGAAAACAGTCTAAGTTTTTGGTAGAAGCGTTggagaaacagttttaaatgatcAAGGGGACAAGTTCAGGCAAAAAAATCTGAACTACAGGACCAGGTCCTGCAGGGAACAAGGGAAACAGGGACTGTGCTTCTACAGGCGACAGCTCAGTGTGCACCTATGTTGAGGACTGGTCAGTCCTCCCTGACAGCTGCTTTGGACCTCATCAGTGAAGTAGACTGTGGAAataacagacagagagaaaacagaacttTAAACTAATTGACAGGAATGACAGGAAGAGCAAATGTCAGTTTGTGGTTAACCCTTGTGTAAATCAAGTCCTGTACACACGCAATTCTTGCATACAGAGGCAAAAACTGTATGCAATGCAGAAAATAAGCACATGAAAGGCGTTGTTTGTGCATGATCaataatacacaaaaaatatatagcTCCAGCACTTTGATAGCGAATAAAAGTGGGAAAGGATGTTTACTTTGCCTAATGTAGAACAAGTATGTATTAAGTAGTTCAATCCATGGGGAGCTGAGTCAAATTACAGATCAAGTTTGTGTTAATTCTTTGAGCCTctgaaataaatatacagtcCAGATAGCAGCTCCTCACAGTTCTATCTCTAAACTCTTTGCAGACATCAGTAAGAATACTTTGCACAAAGTTATGACGTGGGATATTTAAAACCTGTTCACTAATTATTACATTCCATGTAAGTGTACAGTCAAAATTAAGACATGCATGCGCATGTCCAAAACTAATTTAGAGTTACCAGTAACACCACCAGGCCATGTAATAGGATTAAATGAACCTTGCAGCATTTCAAAGAGGATGGGTGACTTTCTCTGAAAGCAGCAGTAACCTTGCATCATATGTAATAGAGCAATGAGGGCAGCTAAATTAGAAAAGATATTGACTTGGTGTGTGTGGCCTGAAAGGTCCATTAAAATCCAACACCACAGGCTACAAAAGGCCATGGTCAGCCAGACATGCTCTGCTAGTGCCAAAacaactccccacctccactttTGAAGCTGTCTCATCTGACTGTCACTGCCGTGTCAAAGTCCAGAAAAAGGTGCCAGAAATAACTcgacaaatgaatgaatgcatgaGCAAATGAATGAGCAGCAGATACACTGAAAACAAGCGCTCCTcttcttttaaaacatttaaaagcgTTTGTCAATGAGGGGAGATTTTTTTGTTAACATACTGCaattcatttgatctttttctcaaaa of Anabas testudineus chromosome 8, fAnaTes1.2, whole genome shotgun sequence contains these proteins:
- the LOC113162512 gene encoding inward rectifier potassium channel 2-like, encoding MGSVRSHRYSIVSSEEDGMKLAAIAVPNGYGNGNVNKVHTEHQPQSRFVSKDGHCNVQFINMSEKGQRYLADIFTTCVDIRWRWMLLIFCLSFLLSWLFFGLVFWLVALSYGDLENETQICVSNVDSFTAAFLFSVETQTTIGYGYRYVTEDCPVAVFMVVFQSIVGCIIDAFIIGAVMAKMAKPKKRNETLVFSHYATVAMRDGKLCLMWRVGNLRKSHLVEAHVRAQLLKSRTTVEGEFIPLDQVDIDVGFDSGIDRIFLVSPITIVHEIDEDSPFYEMSKQELETSEFEIVVILEGMVEATAMTTQCRSSYVASEILWGYRFEPVLFEEKNYYKVDYSRFDNTYEVPSTPHCSARELAEKKSNGSSSRNSFCYENEVALEKVEMEEEFEDEDNRQINGVEVGALKDTSTDVVPNSECNLDSLPIEARPLTAESEI